From one Plantibacter flavus genomic stretch:
- a CDS encoding DUF1801 domain-containing protein yields the protein MSSAEVDAYLASLTHQLKPAVVRLREAIMASDTGFSEHLKWKAPSFVYDGEDRVTFALHPANRIRIILHRGVHQRDDADAFRFDDPSGLVVWAAPDRGVVTFSTIDAAAAAEPALLELIGRWVRA from the coding sequence ATGAGCTCCGCCGAGGTCGACGCCTACCTCGCGTCCCTCACGCACCAGCTGAAACCGGCGGTCGTCCGTCTGCGCGAGGCGATCATGGCCTCGGACACGGGGTTCTCGGAGCACCTGAAGTGGAAGGCGCCGAGCTTCGTCTACGACGGTGAGGACCGCGTCACCTTCGCGCTGCACCCGGCGAACCGTATCCGGATCATCCTGCACCGGGGCGTGCATCAGCGCGACGACGCCGACGCCTTCCGGTTCGACGACCCCTCCGGTCTCGTGGTGTGGGCTGCGCCGGACCGCGGTGTCGTCACCTTCTCGACCATCGATGCGGCGGCCGCCGCCGAACCCGCCCTGCTCGAACTGATCGGGCGCTGGGTGCGGGCCTGA
- a CDS encoding sugar transferase gives MSAPIATPIGLRRRRTAALGAQSSPAAVTSLTQREWSKRYRRWLILTDSVIALFAVSAAFVVRFGDDPVGPEAQQLYILLSGVIVLVWLAFLGFTRTRDSRIIGSGVAEYKRVVNASAFAFGILAIVFLILKIDIARGYFILALPAGTLALLASRWMWRRWLLSRRRVGEYTARTVVVGRRDDVAYVLEQVAKQHSMSYTVVGAAVVDQETAEPFSSRGTSVPVIAHIDGVAQAAANLTADAVIIAGPVDGGSDYVRRLGWDLEGTATELVLAARLTDVAGPRIHFRPVEELPLIHVEIPQFEGGHHIMKRALDIGLTSLGMLLISPLLALIALAVKLDSPGPVLFRQERVGRNGERFTMFKFRSMITDAEAALPALLAQSEGNGVLFKMRNDPRVTRVGRILRKYSLDELPQLWNILTGDMSLVGPRPPLASEVAEYEKDVHRRLHIKPGLTGMWQVSGRSDLTWEESVRLDLYYVENWSITGDLMIMWQTVKVVLKPVGAY, from the coding sequence ATGAGCGCGCCGATCGCGACCCCCATCGGCCTGCGCCGCCGTCGGACCGCAGCGCTCGGCGCCCAGTCGTCTCCCGCCGCGGTCACCTCGTTGACGCAGCGCGAGTGGTCGAAGCGCTACCGTCGCTGGCTCATCCTCACTGACAGCGTCATCGCACTCTTCGCCGTCTCGGCCGCCTTCGTCGTGCGGTTCGGCGACGACCCGGTCGGCCCCGAGGCCCAGCAGCTCTACATCCTGCTGTCGGGGGTCATCGTGCTCGTCTGGCTCGCCTTCCTCGGCTTCACCAGGACCCGGGACAGCCGCATCATCGGTTCCGGTGTCGCCGAGTACAAGCGCGTCGTCAACGCCAGCGCGTTCGCCTTCGGCATCCTCGCCATCGTCTTCCTGATCCTGAAGATCGACATCGCCCGGGGCTACTTCATCCTCGCGCTCCCCGCGGGGACACTCGCGCTCCTCGCTTCCCGCTGGATGTGGCGCAGATGGCTGCTCAGCCGTCGTCGCGTCGGCGAGTACACCGCACGGACGGTCGTCGTCGGCCGGCGTGACGACGTCGCGTACGTCCTCGAACAGGTCGCCAAGCAGCACAGCATGAGCTACACCGTCGTCGGTGCGGCCGTGGTCGACCAGGAGACGGCAGAGCCGTTCTCGAGCCGGGGAACCTCCGTCCCGGTCATCGCGCACATCGACGGCGTCGCCCAGGCCGCCGCGAACCTCACCGCCGACGCGGTCATCATCGCCGGCCCCGTCGACGGCGGCAGCGACTACGTCCGTCGCCTCGGGTGGGACCTCGAGGGCACGGCGACCGAACTGGTGCTCGCGGCTCGTCTCACCGACGTGGCCGGGCCGCGCATCCACTTCCGCCCGGTGGAGGAGCTACCGCTCATCCACGTGGAGATCCCACAGTTCGAGGGTGGTCACCACATCATGAAGCGGGCGCTCGACATCGGCCTCACGAGCCTCGGGATGCTGCTCATCTCGCCGCTGCTGGCGCTCATCGCCCTCGCCGTCAAGCTCGACAGCCCGGGTCCCGTGCTCTTCCGCCAGGAGCGCGTCGGGCGCAACGGTGAGCGGTTCACGATGTTCAAGTTCCGGTCGATGATCACCGACGCCGAAGCCGCCCTCCCAGCCCTCCTGGCGCAGAGCGAGGGCAACGGCGTGCTCTTCAAGATGAGGAACGACCCGCGCGTCACCCGCGTCGGTCGCATCCTGCGCAAGTACTCCCTCGACGAGTTGCCACAGCTGTGGAACATCCTCACCGGCGACATGAGTCTCGTCGGGCCCCGGCCGCCGCTCGCGAGCGAGGTCGCCGAGTACGAGAAGGACGTCCACCGGCGTCTGCACATCAAGCCGGGCCTCACGGGCATGTGGCAGGTCTCCGGACGTTCCGACCTGACGTGGGAGGAGAGCGTCCGCCTGGACCTCTACTACGTCGAGAACTGGTCCATCACGGGCGACCTGATGATCATGTGGCAGACCGTCAAGGTCGTGCTCAAACCGGTCGGCGCGTACTGA
- a CDS encoding CDP-alcohol phosphatidyltransferase family protein — MTQPTEDPDVAERYSDIVARLAGAQKKRTRGAPAYSIYVNRKAGRYLAAAAYQLGLTPNMVTVISAVFTFSGIVMLATLPPSIGLGVGVWLCLAIGYAFDSADGQVARLRGGGSPSGEWLDHVIDATKISSLHLAVLISAFRFFELPTPALLLVPIGYCVVAAVAFFAIILNEQLKRVYGADPAPENGHSTVLRSLLVIPTDYGFLCLVFVLLGAPQVFFAAYTLMFLANGGHLLLASVKWFRDMERLGSVVTASGGQPVALGR; from the coding sequence ATGACTCAGCCCACGGAAGACCCCGACGTCGCCGAGCGGTACTCCGACATCGTCGCCCGTCTCGCCGGTGCACAGAAGAAGCGGACGCGAGGCGCTCCGGCGTACTCGATCTACGTCAACCGCAAGGCGGGTCGCTACCTCGCCGCGGCGGCGTACCAGCTCGGTCTCACGCCGAACATGGTCACCGTGATCAGCGCGGTCTTCACGTTCAGCGGCATCGTCATGCTCGCGACCCTGCCCCCGAGCATCGGTCTCGGTGTCGGCGTGTGGCTCTGTCTCGCGATCGGGTACGCCTTCGACTCGGCCGACGGCCAGGTCGCGCGACTCCGCGGCGGTGGGTCACCGTCCGGTGAGTGGCTCGACCACGTCATCGACGCGACCAAGATCTCCTCCCTGCACCTCGCCGTCCTCATCAGCGCGTTCCGGTTCTTCGAGCTGCCGACGCCAGCGCTGCTGCTCGTCCCCATCGGCTACTGCGTCGTGGCGGCCGTCGCGTTCTTCGCGATCATCCTCAACGAGCAGCTCAAGCGGGTCTACGGTGCCGATCCGGCTCCGGAGAACGGTCACAGCACCGTCCTGCGCTCGCTGCTCGTCATCCCGACCGACTACGGCTTCCTCTGCCTGGTCTTCGTCCTCCTCGGTGCCCCGCAGGTGTTCTTCGCCGCCTACACCCTCATGTTCCTCGCCAACGGCGGTCACCTGCTGCTCGCCTCGGTCAAGTGGTTCCGTGACATGGAACGGCTCGGCTCCGTCGTGACCGCATCCGGCGGGCAGCCCGTCGCACTCGGCCGGTGA
- a CDS encoding glycosyltransferase family 4 protein, which translates to MPTPARLSHRRARLYEVVRTAHLERARELAPASIVYRRRRYDFDPSVAPGVELVQAEPMAAARLLIRSGVTALEVNEPLQLSTAIATLSTLIALDLRARLRGTRPLVVTYAIENLDPMSARPARLRSRVKLRAQRWAAGRVWRRLDRIVYGTTGARDLHARVLPARRDLESTVIEALPAPMPERSDIVRNPLQVVFLGALVERKGFPLLVEAWSTVLQREPRASLVILGSGELEPAATALSDRHPSVTFHRDPARSVIFDTLAASRTLVLPSQPRPDWREQVGLPIVEGLAAGCLVVTTTETGVAGWLDEHGHRVIEPGDDAVALAEALLATLASTRTPENVLADLPARDGRLAADTWLFRDAGGDR; encoded by the coding sequence ATGCCAACACCCGCTCGCCTGAGCCACCGCCGCGCCAGGCTGTACGAGGTCGTCCGCACCGCGCACCTCGAACGGGCCCGTGAACTGGCGCCTGCGAGCATCGTCTACCGTCGCCGCCGCTACGACTTCGACCCGAGCGTCGCCCCGGGCGTCGAGCTCGTCCAGGCCGAGCCGATGGCCGCAGCACGGCTGCTCATACGCTCCGGCGTGACCGCGCTCGAGGTCAACGAGCCGCTCCAACTGTCCACCGCCATCGCCACCCTGAGCACCCTGATCGCCCTCGACCTGCGCGCACGCCTCCGTGGAACACGGCCGCTCGTGGTGACGTACGCCATCGAGAACCTCGACCCGATGTCCGCCCGCCCCGCCCGCCTCCGATCGCGCGTCAAACTCCGGGCGCAGCGTTGGGCCGCCGGTCGGGTGTGGCGTCGTCTCGACCGGATCGTCTACGGGACGACCGGTGCCCGCGATCTGCACGCCCGGGTCCTGCCGGCGCGACGCGACCTCGAGTCCACGGTCATCGAAGCCCTGCCCGCGCCCATGCCCGAGCGGAGCGACATCGTCCGGAACCCCCTGCAGGTCGTCTTCCTCGGAGCCCTCGTCGAGCGGAAGGGCTTCCCCCTGCTCGTCGAAGCCTGGTCGACCGTCCTGCAGCGCGAACCGCGCGCCTCCCTCGTCATCCTCGGCTCCGGCGAGCTCGAGCCCGCAGCGACCGCGCTCAGCGACCGCCACCCGTCCGTCACCTTCCACCGCGACCCGGCACGCTCCGTGATCTTCGACACCCTCGCCGCGAGCCGCACACTCGTCCTGCCCTCTCAGCCACGTCCGGACTGGCGCGAGCAGGTCGGCCTGCCGATCGTCGAGGGCCTCGCCGCCGGCTGCCTCGTGGTGACCACGACCGAGACCGGCGTCGCGGGCTGGCTGGACGAGCACGGCCACCGGGTCATCGAGCCGGGGGACGACGCGGTGGCGCTCGCCGAAGCCCTGCTCGCGACGCTCGCCAGCACCCGGACCCCGGAGAACGTGCTCGCGGACCTTCCCGCCCGTGACGGCCGTCTCGCCGCCGACACCTGGCTGTTCCGTGACGCCGGCGGTGATCGCTGA
- a CDS encoding MarR family winged helix-turn-helix transcriptional regulator, with translation MDGARATDGAIADAARDPMADWPTGRLLSTASRLIEHTWQQALDGIGVTHAGLIVLHLLDSGPASQKELARRARVQNQTMSRTLDRLERAGHIERIAAVDDRRRHVVSRTTAGDEAWLAAHRLEADVFPELPDESALRSQLLAIIRSGESARWSPEDVEPA, from the coding sequence ATGGATGGAGCGCGCGCGACCGATGGCGCGATCGCCGACGCCGCCCGCGATCCCATGGCCGATTGGCCGACCGGGCGCCTCCTCTCCACGGCGTCGCGACTGATCGAGCACACCTGGCAGCAGGCCCTCGACGGCATCGGGGTGACCCACGCCGGGCTCATCGTGCTGCACTTGCTCGACAGCGGGCCCGCCAGTCAGAAGGAGCTCGCCCGTCGGGCCCGCGTGCAGAACCAGACGATGTCGCGCACGCTCGACCGACTGGAGCGGGCCGGCCACATCGAGCGCATCGCCGCGGTCGACGACCGTCGCCGTCACGTGGTGAGCCGGACGACTGCGGGTGATGAGGCCTGGCTCGCCGCACACCGGCTGGAGGCCGACGTCTTCCCGGAACTCCCCGACGAGTCGGCGTTGCGGTCCCAGCTGCTCGCGATCATCCGTTCGGGCGAGTCCGCCCGTTGGTCGCCCGAGGACGTCGAACCCGCCTGA
- a CDS encoding DUF1972 domain-containing protein — translation MGDNAARRQGQPTVRILGTHGIPAAYGGFETAAENIAVFLRDQGWRVIVYCQSDGDGPIVEDDWRGIERVTIPVGPDGWKGTSLFDLKSIGHASRFDDVCLTFGYNTAVFNVLQRLKGIPNVINMDGIEWSRARWGFMKQAILYVNERIACWVGNTLIADHPEIETYLAKKAKRSKLTTITYGAHRVDSAPVAPLTAHGLTPGEYLTLICRPIPENTILELVQAFSAERRGVTLAVFGTYTPETDPYHRAVVDAASDEVAFVGSVYDPDELAALRFHALGYLHGHTVGGTNPSLVEAMAAGNAVIAHDNPYNRWVAGDGALYFTTARDAAARIGELLQNPARRAALSSAASARHAEEFTWEHVAGQYETVLQTYLGGARVARV, via the coding sequence ATGGGGGACAACGCTGCACGGCGTCAGGGGCAGCCGACGGTTCGGATCCTCGGCACGCACGGGATCCCGGCGGCCTACGGAGGGTTCGAGACGGCAGCCGAGAACATCGCCGTCTTCCTCCGGGATCAGGGCTGGCGCGTCATCGTGTACTGCCAGTCCGACGGCGACGGGCCGATCGTCGAGGACGACTGGCGCGGCATCGAACGCGTGACGATCCCCGTCGGTCCGGACGGGTGGAAGGGCACCTCGCTGTTCGACCTGAAGTCGATCGGACACGCCTCGCGGTTCGACGACGTCTGCCTCACGTTCGGCTACAACACCGCCGTCTTCAACGTCCTGCAGCGTCTCAAAGGCATCCCGAACGTCATCAACATGGACGGCATCGAATGGTCACGGGCGCGCTGGGGGTTCATGAAGCAGGCGATCCTCTACGTGAACGAACGCATCGCGTGCTGGGTCGGGAACACGCTCATCGCCGACCACCCCGAGATCGAGACCTACCTCGCGAAGAAGGCGAAGCGGTCGAAGCTCACGACGATCACCTACGGCGCACACCGTGTCGACTCGGCACCCGTCGCACCGCTGACGGCCCACGGGCTGACGCCGGGGGAGTACCTGACGCTGATCTGCCGCCCGATCCCGGAGAACACGATCCTGGAGCTCGTGCAGGCGTTCTCGGCCGAACGGCGTGGCGTCACCCTCGCCGTCTTCGGCACCTACACCCCGGAGACGGACCCGTACCACCGCGCCGTCGTCGACGCCGCGAGCGACGAGGTCGCGTTCGTCGGGTCGGTCTACGACCCCGACGAGCTCGCCGCCCTCCGATTCCACGCGCTCGGCTACCTCCACGGGCACACCGTGGGCGGCACGAACCCCTCGCTCGTCGAGGCGATGGCCGCCGGGAACGCCGTGATCGCCCACGACAACCCGTACAACCGATGGGTCGCCGGCGACGGCGCCCTCTACTTCACCACCGCCCGTGACGCCGCCGCACGGATCGGCGAGCTGCTCCAGAACCCCGCCCGCCGTGCCGCCCTGTCCTCCGCCGCGTCCGCGCGGCACGCCGAGGAGTTCACCTGGGAGCACGTCGCCGGCCAATACGAAACCGTCCTGCAGACCTATCTTGGAGGTGCACGTGTCGCACGTGTCTGA
- a CDS encoding Gfo/Idh/MocA family protein encodes MSETNAPAAEVPIETARVRVGVIGLGKMGLSHLAMIKAHPWVSVDAVVDSTGYILDVLGKYTGLKTFTSVDEMLAAVELDAVIIATPTKFHAPMVKSVLERGLHIFCEKPLSLSAADSDELAALAERRGVVTQVGYHNRFVGAFREVKRLLDLGAIGRVTHIQAEAYGPVVLKSRGSTWRSNRNEGGGCLYDYAAHPVDLLTWYAGEPIGVGGTVLGSVFSEHTEDEVFSTLFFDAGVSAQLSVNWSDESYRKMTTQITITGTAGRIHADRQECQVYLRDTAPEIEGYETGWNVKYTTELTDEVWYYLRGEEYSAQLDHFVTRVVEGAVLGTNSFTSAAATDHVLELLTIDAAAGPSTRAATAAPAPVAKKKGLLPWRRA; translated from the coding sequence GTGTCTGAAACGAACGCCCCGGCCGCGGAAGTGCCCATCGAGACGGCCCGCGTGCGGGTCGGTGTGATCGGGCTCGGCAAGATGGGCCTCTCCCACCTCGCCATGATCAAGGCCCACCCGTGGGTGAGCGTCGATGCGGTCGTCGACTCGACCGGCTACATCCTCGACGTCCTCGGCAAGTACACCGGCCTCAAGACCTTCACCTCGGTGGATGAGATGCTGGCCGCGGTCGAGCTCGACGCGGTCATCATCGCGACCCCGACGAAGTTCCACGCACCCATGGTGAAGTCGGTGCTCGAGCGTGGTCTCCACATCTTCTGCGAGAAGCCGCTCAGCCTGAGCGCGGCCGACTCCGACGAGCTCGCGGCACTCGCCGAGCGTCGCGGCGTCGTGACCCAGGTCGGGTACCACAACCGCTTCGTGGGTGCGTTCCGCGAGGTCAAGCGTCTGCTCGACCTCGGTGCCATCGGTCGCGTCACGCACATCCAGGCGGAGGCCTACGGTCCCGTCGTGTTGAAGTCGCGCGGCTCGACCTGGCGGAGCAACCGCAACGAGGGCGGTGGCTGCCTCTACGACTACGCCGCCCACCCCGTCGACCTCCTCACCTGGTACGCCGGCGAGCCGATCGGCGTCGGGGGCACGGTCCTCGGCAGCGTGTTCTCCGAGCACACCGAGGACGAGGTCTTCTCGACCCTCTTCTTCGACGCCGGCGTCAGCGCGCAGCTCTCCGTCAACTGGTCTGACGAGTCCTACCGCAAGATGACCACGCAGATCACCATCACCGGGACCGCCGGTCGGATCCACGCCGACCGCCAGGAATGCCAGGTCTACCTGCGCGACACCGCGCCCGAGATCGAGGGCTACGAGACCGGCTGGAACGTCAAGTACACCACCGAGCTCACCGACGAGGTCTGGTACTACCTGCGGGGCGAGGAGTACAGCGCACAGCTGGACCACTTCGTCACCCGGGTCGTCGAGGGCGCCGTGCTGGGGACGAACTCCTTCACCAGCGCGGCCGCCACCGACCACGTCCTCGAACTCCTCACCATCGACGCGGCGGCAGGCCCGTCCACCCGAGCCGCGACGGCCGCACCCGCTCCCGTCGCGAAGAAGAAAGGCCTCCTCCCATGGCGACGAGCGTAG
- a CDS encoding glycosyltransferase family 4 protein, translating into MTAIDASETTLDAHELAGTSATDAGRTVLIANPSGDVYGSDLQMLESITAFVERGYRVIVALPADGKLVPRLLGRGAEVRFVPFPVLRRANASLGGVASLAMDGLRSVRFLRKVIEEIAPTAVYVNTVTLPWWILAARLTRTPVVCHVHEAETADGRLVRFALNSPLILADALIVISRAAVEATTTAAPGLAGKVRLVFNGVAGPDVDPLPAPIGSEPHRLAIVARLSPRKGPDIALDAVGILRRAGRDVRIEIAGTPFEGYEWFEQQLRDRADRPDLRGAVTFSGYVSPIWPALERAHLVVAPSLREPFGNAVVEAQLALRPVVASAALGHLESIEDGATGLLVPAGDAEAMAAAVAELLDDPDRSARIADRARRSAQEHFSPERYRSEIIQVIESVRRVRV; encoded by the coding sequence GTGACCGCCATCGACGCATCGGAGACCACCCTGGACGCTCACGAGCTCGCCGGCACCTCGGCCACCGACGCCGGGCGAACGGTCCTCATCGCGAATCCATCGGGTGACGTTTACGGGTCCGACCTGCAGATGCTCGAAAGCATCACCGCCTTCGTCGAGCGCGGGTACCGGGTGATCGTCGCCCTCCCCGCCGACGGCAAGCTGGTCCCGAGGCTGCTCGGCCGCGGCGCGGAGGTCCGGTTCGTCCCCTTCCCCGTCCTGCGTCGGGCCAACGCCTCGCTGGGCGGCGTCGCCTCGCTCGCGATGGACGGTCTGCGATCCGTCCGCTTCCTGCGCAAGGTCATCGAGGAGATCGCCCCGACCGCGGTCTACGTCAACACCGTGACGCTTCCGTGGTGGATCCTCGCCGCACGCCTGACGCGCACACCGGTCGTCTGCCACGTGCACGAGGCGGAGACCGCGGACGGCAGACTGGTCCGCTTCGCCCTGAACTCGCCCCTGATCCTCGCCGACGCGCTCATCGTCATCAGCCGTGCAGCAGTCGAGGCGACCACCACGGCCGCTCCAGGACTCGCCGGGAAGGTCCGGCTCGTCTTCAACGGCGTCGCCGGCCCGGATGTCGATCCCCTGCCGGCGCCGATCGGTTCCGAACCGCATCGACTCGCGATCGTGGCCAGGCTCTCCCCGCGGAAGGGGCCCGACATCGCGCTCGACGCGGTCGGGATCCTACGCCGCGCCGGACGCGACGTGCGGATCGAGATCGCGGGTACGCCGTTCGAGGGGTACGAGTGGTTCGAGCAGCAGCTCCGGGACCGTGCCGACCGACCGGACCTCCGGGGCGCGGTCACCTTCTCGGGCTACGTCTCGCCGATCTGGCCGGCGCTGGAGCGCGCGCACCTCGTCGTCGCCCCCTCGCTCCGGGAACCCTTCGGCAATGCCGTGGTCGAGGCCCAGCTGGCGCTGCGACCCGTCGTCGCATCAGCAGCGCTCGGTCACCTGGAGAGCATCGAGGACGGCGCGACCGGCCTGCTCGTGCCGGCGGGTGACGCCGAGGCCATGGCCGCAGCGGTCGCCGAGCTCCTCGACGATCCGGACCGGAGCGCACGGATCGCCGACCGGGCCCGCCGCTCGGCGCAGGAGCACTTCTCCCCGGAGCGCTATCGATCAGAGATCATCCAGGTGATCGAGTCCGTCCGTCGCGTCCGCGTCTGA
- a CDS encoding polysaccharide biosynthesis tyrosine autokinase, with protein MDLGDYIATLRKQWIVIVVLALVGATGAYVFAQTMAPQYRSTTSVFVTTEAGNSTTELVQGSTYVQNLVQSYAVLASSPIVLEPVINELGLDMSVQDLAEAVTADAPLNTVIVEISAVSTSADQAQSIAAAVANSLSSAVDGISPRDDQDRPAVQLTIIAPAKLPIFAFAPNTKLLVAGGGLGGLLIGVLYAFGRELLDTRIRSLRELQQVSDTPVLTTVSRTRKGELPTQAMMRNPNGMIAEGFRSLATNLSFADVDERITSVIVTSALPGEGKSTVALGLALAMTERAPRVLLIDADLRRPSIAGYTQIEGEVGLTSVLVGDITLDEAVQSWGRGNLDVLASGGVPPNPSQLLASDAMRQLVDRAKESYDFVIIDTAPIIPVTDPLWLTHMTDGAIVVSRYKSTRRQQLHRALETLDGANARTIGLVLNGLKQDETSSYYRYNSYRSAPDTVPLGPPAAGGATPAANDAARTPSMAGR; from the coding sequence ATGGATCTCGGCGACTACATCGCAACGCTGCGCAAGCAGTGGATCGTCATCGTGGTGCTCGCACTCGTCGGCGCGACCGGAGCCTACGTCTTCGCACAGACGATGGCACCGCAGTACCGTTCCACGACGAGCGTGTTCGTGACCACCGAGGCCGGCAACTCCACGACCGAACTGGTCCAGGGATCCACCTACGTGCAGAACCTCGTGCAGTCCTACGCCGTCCTCGCGTCCTCCCCGATCGTGCTCGAGCCGGTCATCAACGAGCTCGGTCTCGACATGAGCGTCCAGGACCTCGCGGAAGCGGTCACCGCCGACGCGCCCCTCAACACGGTGATCGTCGAGATCTCCGCAGTGTCGACGAGCGCCGACCAGGCGCAGAGCATCGCCGCCGCCGTGGCGAACTCCCTGTCCTCCGCGGTGGACGGCATCTCCCCGAGGGACGATCAGGACCGCCCGGCCGTCCAGCTCACGATCATCGCGCCGGCCAAGCTCCCCATCTTCGCCTTCGCGCCCAACACCAAACTCCTCGTCGCCGGAGGCGGACTCGGCGGCCTGCTCATCGGCGTCCTGTACGCGTTCGGCCGGGAGCTCCTCGACACGAGGATCCGGTCGCTGCGCGAGCTGCAGCAGGTCTCCGACACCCCCGTCCTCACCACGGTCTCCCGCACACGGAAGGGCGAGCTGCCGACGCAGGCCATGATGCGGAACCCGAACGGCATGATCGCCGAGGGCTTCCGGAGCCTCGCGACGAACCTCAGTTTCGCCGACGTCGACGAACGGATCACCTCCGTCATCGTCACCTCAGCACTCCCCGGTGAGGGCAAGAGCACCGTCGCGCTCGGTCTCGCCCTCGCGATGACCGAACGCGCGCCGCGCGTCCTCCTCATCGACGCGGACCTCCGCCGCCCCTCGATCGCCGGCTACACCCAGATCGAAGGCGAGGTCGGCTTGACCAGTGTCCTCGTGGGCGACATCACCCTCGACGAGGCCGTGCAGTCCTGGGGTCGCGGCAACCTCGACGTCCTCGCCTCCGGCGGGGTGCCGCCGAACCCGAGCCAGCTCCTCGCCTCCGACGCGATGCGCCAGCTGGTGGACCGCGCCAAGGAGTCGTACGACTTCGTCATCATCGACACCGCGCCGATCATCCCGGTCACCGACCCGCTCTGGCTCACGCACATGACCGACGGTGCGATCGTCGTCTCCCGCTACAAGTCGACCCGCCGCCAGCAGCTCCACCGCGCGCTCGAGACCCTCGACGGCGCGAACGCCCGCACGATCGGGCTGGTCCTCAACGGCCTCAAGCAGGACGAGACGAGTTCCTACTACCGCTACAACTCGTACCGCTCGGCTCCGGACACCGTCCCACTCGGCCCACCCGCTGCGGGAGGGGCCACCCCCGCCGCGAACGACGCGGCGCGCACGCCGTCCATGGCCGGCCGCTGA
- a CDS encoding C40 family peptidase → MTPARTPGAQYGRRRPWLAMALSVGVVTASLTVGALPAHADDYPSWADVEAAKSSESAKAAEITNITALITSLQEQSDAAFRTAQIAAEAYRQAQDAVTEATARESALREQAEAAAAAAKVSKQRAGALIAQLSRGGGGDVSLDLVLGAGKSDDLLSRLSVMDKLGERNAASYAEAVTDRNAASGLTDQAEVAKTERERLEGEAQTKYDEAESASAAASAAVAAQEQQADQLYAQLASLKNTTAETERGYAAGESARQAAEAAAVAAAAAAANTPPASGGGSSGGGGSSGGGGGASSGGGGGGGSVAPPDSAGVESAIAFALAQVGKGYQLGGSGPNVWDCSGLTRAAYGSGIGTHSATNQYYTMQSQGRLVPYSQKQRGDLIFWSSGYDYYHVAIYLGNGQIVEAANERAGTRVGGIWGSGDVAPYVGRPTG, encoded by the coding sequence ATGACCCCCGCACGAACGCCCGGTGCGCAGTACGGCCGCCGCCGTCCCTGGCTGGCGATGGCCCTCTCCGTCGGCGTCGTCACCGCGTCACTCACCGTCGGTGCACTACCGGCCCATGCGGACGACTACCCGAGCTGGGCCGACGTCGAAGCGGCCAAGTCGAGTGAGTCAGCGAAGGCCGCCGAGATCACGAACATCACCGCACTCATCACCTCGCTACAGGAGCAGTCCGACGCCGCGTTCCGCACGGCGCAGATCGCCGCCGAGGCCTATCGTCAGGCGCAGGACGCCGTGACCGAGGCGACCGCCCGCGAGTCGGCCCTGCGCGAGCAGGCCGAAGCCGCTGCGGCCGCTGCCAAGGTCTCGAAGCAGCGCGCCGGTGCGCTCATCGCGCAGCTGTCGCGCGGCGGCGGCGGCGACGTCTCGCTCGACCTCGTCCTCGGCGCGGGGAAGTCCGACGACCTGTTGTCCCGACTGTCCGTCATGGACAAGCTGGGCGAGCGGAACGCCGCGAGCTACGCCGAGGCGGTGACCGACCGCAACGCGGCGAGCGGGCTGACCGACCAGGCGGAGGTCGCGAAGACCGAACGCGAACGCCTCGAGGGCGAAGCGCAGACGAAGTACGACGAGGCGGAGAGCGCCTCGGCGGCGGCATCCGCCGCCGTGGCGGCCCAGGAGCAGCAGGCCGACCAGCTCTACGCGCAGCTCGCCTCGTTGAAGAACACCACCGCCGAGACCGAGCGCGGGTACGCGGCCGGCGAGTCCGCTCGTCAGGCGGCGGAGGCGGCGGCAGTCGCTGCGGCTGCCGCCGCGGCCAACACCCCTCCCGCCTCGGGCGGCGGTTCATCCGGCGGCGGCGGATCGAGCGGCGGCGGCGGCGGTGCGTCCAGCGGCGGTGGCGGTGGCGGCGGCTCGGTCGCACCTCCGGACTCCGCCGGCGTCGAGTCGGCGATCGCCTTCGCGCTCGCCCAGGTCGGCAAGGGCTACCAGCTCGGCGGTTCCGGCCCGAACGTCTGGGACTGCTCGGGGCTCACCCGCGCGGCCTACGGCAGCGGCATCGGGACGCATTCGGCGACGAACCAGTACTACACGATGCAGTCGCAGGGACGCCTCGTGCCCTACAGCCAGAAGCAGCGTGGCGACCTCATCTTCTGGTCGAGCGGCTACGACTACTACCACGTCGCCATCTACCTGGGGAACGGCCAGATCGTCGAGGCGGCCAACGAGCGGGCCGGCACCCGTGTCGGCGGCATCTGGGGCTCCGGCGACGTCGCACCCTACGTCGGTCGCCCGACGGGTTGA